The region AGAAGCCCGCGACGAACAGCCCCGTGTCGCGCGCGATGCGGCCGAGGTGGCGCCGGCTCGGTTCGCGTACCTCGGCGACTTCGAGGCCGGTGATGAGTGCGAGATAGGCGGGGACGAGTGGCAGGACACACGGCGAAAGAAACGAGACGACACCGCCACCGAACGCGGCGAGGTACGAGACGGAGTCACCGCCCATCGCGCAGCAACCCTTCGGCGAAACGGTGCAGGCGGATCGTCGCCAGTGGTGGTGGTGAGCAGGCCGCCAAGCGCCCGAGGCTGCGCTTGAGCGCGACCGTCAGCGAGATTCCGTCGCGACATACCGTGCAGCGTTCGGCATGCTCGAGAATGCTCGCCGCGGTGGCGTCGCCGAGTTCACCGTCGACCAACGCGTCCAGCGCCTGACGGCTGTGGCGGTGCCTGCTCGTGCCCACGACGCGGGAACCCGCCGACCGGGGCCTCGATTCCCTGGAATGAGTTGGGGACGCGCAGGGTTACCGGGGTGTGGAGGAGCCACAGCGACCGGGGGCCGGGGCATCAGTGGATGACCTTCGCCGCGCCGCGTTCGCGCGGTACGTCGTCCCGGAACTCGAGGTGCTGGCCCGGGTGGCAGCCTCGATCGTCTCTCGCCCGGCCGACGCGGAGGATCTCGTCCAGGACACGCTCTTGCGCGCCTATCAAGGGATCGACCGCTTCGATGGTGCGCATCCTCGGGCCTGGCTGCTCACGATCATGCGCAACGCCGAGATCAACCGCACCCGTCGACGCCGACCCGAGTTGCTCCGCGACCCCGACGCCGAACTCGAGCGCCTCGCGGCCCGCCCGACAGAGCCCGGCAGCCTCACCGAAGATCTCGCGTTCCGCGCCGAGTTCGACGGCGTCGTGGCGCGTGCGCTCGGCGCGCTTCCCGACAAGTTCCGCCGAGTTGTGGAGCTCGTCGACATCGACGGGCTCAGCTACGCGGAGGCCGCCCGACTGCTCGGAGTCCCGGAAGGGACGGTGATGAGCCGTGTCCACCGGGCACGGAAACGGATTCGTGATCGCCTCGCGACCACAGGCGTCGCCCCCCGCCGGAGGATGTGATGACACCGATATCCAAACTCGTGGCAAGGGCCGAGTGTCGACATGTCGCCAAAGCGCTGCAGGCATATCTCGACGGCCAGACCGACGACGTGACCGCAGCGCGCGTCGCGCGGCACCTCGACGCATGCCATCGATGCGGCTTCGAGGAGCGGACATATCGCGAGCTCAAGTCGAGCTTGGCCCGCCGAGCTCCTCATGTCGACGAGCTCGCCGTCGCGCGCCTGCGCATGTTCGCGGCCGAGCTTGTCGGGGGCCCACCGACGAACGGTCACGACCCGTCCTGAGCGCGCGGCGCGCGCACGGTACTGGCGCCACAGTGCACGAGATCCTGCTGCCACGAACCGACACCGGCGTGTTCCTGCAGGCCGCGGTCGTGTTCCCGGCGCTCCTCGGAGCCCTGGTTCTGGTGCGTCGAGACCGCGACCTACGTATCTTCGTACTCGGCATCTTGGTGTTCACGCTCGCGCTCTTCGGGGTCCGCGCTCTGCACTGACGAGCGCGTCGCGGACGAGGTCGTCTGGCGTCGGGCGCGTGACCGGCGGCACGACGCCCGCGCAGATCTCGTCTACCCAGGTGAGGTCGCAGGTCCATCGCCCGACATCGTCGAGCGCGCGGCACGAATCGCCGGGTCTGGCCACGCTTACTTCCCGAAGGAGCAAGGCCACCGCCAGCGGGTTCCATTGCTGCCCGGAGTGCTCCTCCAGCACGCGACGGGCATCGGCGGGTGCCATGCCCTTGCGATAGTGGCGGTCGGTCGTCATCGCGTCCCACGCATCGGCGACCGAGACGATCGACGCGGCGAGAGGAATGGAGTCGCCGCTGATACCGTCGGGGTAGCCGCTCCCGTCGTGGCGCTCGTGGTGCCAGCGGACGATGTCGCTCGCGGAGCCGAGCCCTTCGGAATGCGCGAGGAGCTCGGCACCACGAGCCGAGTGTGTCTGGATCTCGCGATACTCGTCGTCGGTGAGCCGCCCGGGCTTGGTCAGTAGATCGCTCGGCACGACAAGCTTGCCGATGTCGTGGAGAAGACCGCCGAGACCGACGTCGCGCAGCTGTTCAGGCGTCAACGCGCCGCGCTCGGCAGTGCGCATCGCCAGGTCGGCCACTCGGGTCACGTGCTCGCGGGTCAACGGATCCTTCCGGTCGAGTGCCGCGACAAAGGCGTGTACCTCCGGTGAGAGCCCGAGCTCGAGCGCGAGGCGCGGATCATGGTTGACGAGGGGCGCGAGCAGGTCGGTCACCGAACGGCCGGGCCGATACGCGAGCGCCAGGCCCAGGAGCGCGACAAGAACACCGCCCGTTTCGAGGGCATGCGCGAGCCACCAGGTCACTGACGGTGCGCTCGAGTTCGCGCCGACCGCCGCCGAGACCCCGAGATCGACGATGGCAACCGCGGTGACCAGCGACGCGACTCGCCGGCCGATGCGAAACAGGCGCACGTGGCGCCAGGCGAGCACAACCACACCGAGAATGGCCGCCGCCGTGAGCGGGACCGTCACGAGGCCGGCGTGCTCCAGCGCCGGCACAACCGTCGGGAATGCGAGCATCGTGCCGGCCAGGAACACGGTCGCGATGATGGATACGGCACTCCAGGTCTTCCAGGCTCTCCGGATACCCCTGAAGTGGGCCGATGCGGTCAGGATCGGGAGCGCGACGACGAGTCCGATCGGCAACGCGAGGGCGCCTGCCGTCGCGCTGACGTTCGCGTCGTGGTAGAGGTATCCCGCCACGGTGACACCGTGAACCAGCGAGAGCACGGACAGCGCAAGCACACTGGCTCCCAGCAGCGAGATCTCGGGCAGACCTCGCCGCAGACCAAGCGCGATCACCCAGCCTGCCAACGCAACGCACATCGCGGCGCCGCCCGTCACGGCCCAGAATTGCATGGCCGCGGAGGCCCAGGCTCCGCCCGCGGTTCTCGAGGCGGACCGCGCGAGCAGGCCGATCGAGAGCCCGACGCCGACGCCGACGATCACCGCGGCACGGATCCGAACGGAGCTCCGATCGTGCGGCGCGGTATGGGACACCACGCCCGTCGTGCCCGGACTCCCCCACATCAGGTCGCCCACCTCTCCACGATCCTCCCCACGATGATCTCCTCGCCGGAATACCACTGTCCGCAGTTATCTGGCTACGAAACCCACGGAGAGCGCGAGATCTTCCCGGTTCCTGGCGACTCAGACAGTCGTCGCCTGCTCTGCGGCACGTTCTCGCGCATGCGGCGGGAGTGCGTCAACGCAAGGAGCTCTTCGGGAGCTGGGCGGGCATGCGGTCCGGACTGCACGCTGGCGTGGCGGACCCGGACGTGAGGGTCGAGCAAGAAGAACGCCGGCTCGAAGCAGTGGCGGTCATGATTCACGAAGATGTCGAGCTGCTCGCCGATCGAGAGGCCCGCGCTGTACGCAACGGGAATCGACGTCTGGCGGTCTCGGGTTGATCGTGCCTCGGCTTCCGAGTCCGTCGAGATCGCCACCCATCGCAACTCGGCGATCTCGGTTTCGGCGCTGAGCTACTGCACTCGATCGAAGGAGGCGTGGCAGATCGGCACCATGCGGCGCGGGAGAAGTAGACCACCGCCCACGACCCGGCGACGGGTCCCGGAGACTTGTCGCACTCACGTCGAGTGTTGAGAGCGCCAGATCGGGAAAGATCTCACCGTTGTGAAGTCTCGGCATGGTCGGCCACTTCCGGTCTCGGAAACCCGACCGTCCCACTCGCCACTCCGCCCCCGGCGCCTACCGTCGGTCAGTCGGGCCGCGCTCGCCCGGGATCTGATCGATCGGAGCAACTCGACACGCGGAGAGGAAACCGATGCTCGCCACGACGAACGGGACGCAGTAGTTGACGGCGACGCGTACCCAGGTGATCCATGTCGCGTCGCCGTCGACGATGGTGGAGCCCTGGTTCACGGCCGAGAGGAGCGTGCCCACGACAAGGGCGACTCGTCCCGCTGTCCTCGCCGTCACGCCGTGGGCGCAGAGCCGGGCGCATTCCCGCGGTGTCGACCAGGTCAGCGGCTGTTGCTCCATCCTCAGCCCCCTTCTCGCTCGCTCCGCTCGTCGGAGCGCGCCGATCTCAGCCGGGTGGGGACGGTACCCGAGAACTCGGGTTCCCTCGGCGTCGAATCCCAGTCGGGAACCCGTCCGCGCGGCTGCGCCTTCCCGCGCGAGTGTGGTCGTGCCGGACACCACGTTCGGACGGGAAGAGTGTTCGCCGGCAACGGGTTTCGTTGCCAGCCAGTCCTCGACGAGTGCACCCACGGCGCAGACCGCGCAGGGCGCCGTCGAGTCGCATCAGTCGGAAGGAGACGATGATGGATCCGTGGACCGCGATCGAGACGGAACGGTTGGCGTTGGCCGACGATCTGGGCTTACTGACCGACGAGGATTGGGATGCGCAGAGCTTGTGCGCGCAGTGGAAGATCCGCCACGTAGTGGCGCATCTCGTCGGCGCGACGACGATGACCACAGGGGCCGGGATGGTGGGCCTCGCGAAGAGCGGGTTCAACATGAATCGGTTCATGGCTCGGGATGCGATCACCCGCGGCGACGGCAATGCGCCTGGGGTGCTGCTGGAGCAACTCCGGGAGACCGCCGCATCGCACAAGACGCCGCCGATGACCAAACCCGACGACGTGCTCCTCGAGGTCGTGGTGCACGGCGAGGACATTCGGAGACCACTCGGTCTCCATCGCGACTTCCCGGCCGGGACGCTCGTTGGAGCCGCTGATCGGCTCAAGGGGTACGGCTTCCCGTTCGGCGTCAAGAAGAAGATCGCTGGGCTTCAGCTCCAGGCGACCGACGCCGAATGGTCGGTCGGCGATGGACAGGTCGCCACGGGTTCGCTGGAAGCGCTGGTCATGGCGATGGCCGGTCGGCGGGTCGCCCTCGCCGACCTCTCGGGACCTGGTGTGGGAACGCTGGCCGAGCGACTCCCGACCGCGTGAAGTGAACGACCCTGCCGCTGGTGTCGGGGAATGCGTCGAACGCACTCCGGGTTCCGTCATGACCGAGTCTGTGATCCTTGTAGGGAGGAACCGATGCCGGAAACGCCCGATCTCCAGTCGCGTATTGACGACACCATGAACGGCATGACCCCCGCGAACGTGCAGGAGATGATCGACCGCATGGTCGACGATCTCCGCGCCCGGCGAGTGACTCCCGGTATCGAGATCGGCGAGGCCGCACCGATGTTCAGCGCGCCGAACGCGACCGGTGAAGTTGTGACGCTCGAGGACCGCCTGGCCGGCGGGCCGGTGGTGTTGTCGTTCTACCGTGGTGCGTGGTGCCCGATCTGCAACATCGAACTCCGTGCGCTCCAAGAATCGCTCCCGGAGATCCGTGCGCTCGGCGCGTCGTTGATCGCGGTCAACCCCCAGAGTCCCGACGACTCGTTGAGTTTCGCCGAGAAACTCGAACTCGACTTCGACGTTCTCAGCGACGTCGACCAAACCATCGCCGCCGCGTACCGGGTTCGGTTCACGCTCAGCGACGAGCTCCAGAGCCTGTACGACCAGTTCGGTATGTCGCTCACCGCCATGAACGCCGACGGTTCCTGGGATCTCCCGGTTCCGGCGACGTTCGTCATCGACGCGCACGGCATCGTGCGGGCACGGCACGTCGACCCTGATTACCGGAAGCGGATGGAGCCGTCCGCGATCCTTGCCGCGCTGCGCGAGCTCGCGGCGCCCTGACCGGGTCACGGTCCCGGTCGAGTGTCGTGGCGGCCCTGCCGCAGCCACGCCCAGACCCGAGCGGTTACTGACGGTGGCGGCGGCGCCTCTGGGTCAGGCAGGAGGTGGGGTGCCTCCTCGGTCGCGACGGTGATGACCTGACGGACGCTCGGCGCGACGAGGACGGTGGTTCCGATCACCAGGGTTGGGACGGTCTCGTTGCCGCGGGCGACCGAACGGACGAACGCGGCGGCAGCCACGTCGTTCCAGATGTCGTGGAATTCGAGTGGGAAGCCGAGACGGTCGAGGCGCCGAGCGAGCGAAGCGGAGATTCCGCAGCCGGGCCGGGTGAAGAACTGGATCGCTTCAGGTTCGGACGGGGCGGCGGCTCCGGGGACGCTCATCGGGCGAGTGCCGCGAGCGCGTCTTCGACGGCGCGGTGGAAGGTGGGATACGCGTAGATCATTCGGCGGAGATCGCGTGTGGGGATCGCGGCCTCGACCGCGAGTGTCAGCATCGAGAGGACCTCACCGCCGGCAGGTCCCATAGCGGTCGCGCCGATCAGCACTCCCCGATCTTCGTCCTCGACAAGTTTCACGAAGCCCTCGTTGCCGACCTTGTGGAGCCAGCCGCGCGCGGAGCTTTGCACGTCCGCGAAACCGATGCGGACGCGACGGCCGGTCTCACGGGCGGCAGTCTCACTCAAGCCGACCGAGCCGACCTCAGGATCAGTGAACGTCACCCGGGGGATCGCCTGGCTGGCGGCCGGTGGGTTACGACCGAGGATGTCGTCGAGCGCGATGCGCGCCTGATGCACCGCCACGTGGGTGAACGGGCCGACGCCGGTGACGTCCCCGATCGCCCAGATTCCCTCGGCGGCGCGAAGTCGCGCGTCGACACTGATCCAGCGTGCGTGCTCGTCGAGGCCGGCGTTGGCGACCCCGAGTGCGACGAGGTCGGGACGGCGTCCGGTCGCGACGAGCAGCCGATCGGCGACGATCTCGGGTCCGGCGTCGACCCGTACAGCAATCTGGTCTCCTTCAATGCGCGCGCTCGCCACCCGCGAGCCGGCGTGCACAGCGATGCCTTCTCGGCGCAGCACATCGGCCAGTAGCAGTCCCACTTCTGGCTCCTCGAGCGGCAACAACCGGTCCAGGGCCTCGACGATCGCAACGCGCACTCCAAACCGCGCGAACACCTGCGCGAGTTCGGCGCCGATCGCACCACCGCCGAGGACGACGAGGGACTCGGGAAGCTCCTTGGCCGCCACCGCATCACGGTTCGTCCAGTAGTCGACTGTTTCGAGGCCCGGGATCGGCGGGATGACCGGCGACGTCCCGGTGGCGAGCACGACCCCTCGGCTGGCCTCGAACCGCTGTCCTGCGACCTCAACCGAGTTCGGGGCGACGAGGCGGCCGACGCCGCGCACGAAACGGCCGCCCTTGCGTTCGTAGCGCTCGACCGCAACTCGGTCGTCCCAGTCATCGGTCGCTTCGTCGCGGATCCGGGCGGCGACGAAATCCCAGTTCGGCGTGACGGTCACGTCGCCGGCGATACCGGGGATACGGCGCGCCTCGGCGAGAAGGTTCGCGGCGCGGATCATCATCTTGGTCGGGATGCAGCCCCAATAGGGGCACTCGCCACCGACGAGCCCTCCGTCGATGCCGATCACGTCGAGGCCCTCCTCAGCGAGACCACTCGCGACCAACTCACCCGCGATGCCCATCCCCAACACGATCACGTCGGCTCGGTCGCTCATTTGCGTGGCTCCAGATCGTCTGAGGGTCGATACGTCGGAAACCCGGCTCACCCGGCGGGGCTTCCCGCCGCCCGTCGCGGGAATCGTCCACGACGCGTCCGGGTTCCCGTCACATGACCAACACACGCGGATCTCAGAAGAACTCGGGGCTGCTGCGACGTGCCGTATGGAACGGCGCGGTGCTTGCCGAGAGCGACGACGTCGTCCGACTCGAGGGCAACGACTACTTCCCTGCCGACTCGCTTCGGGCGGAGCACTTCCAGAAGAGTCGCGCCCACTCGCTGTGCCTGTGGAAAGGAATCGCGTCGTACTACGACATCGTCGTCGACGGTGTCATCCTTCCCGAAGCCGCGTGGTACTACCCACATCCGACACCCCTCGCACGCAAGATCAAAGGGCGCGTCGCGTTCTGGGCCGGCGTCGAAGTCGAATCGATACCAGCGCGTGACCCCGAACATCACGA is a window of Acidimicrobiia bacterium DNA encoding:
- a CDS encoding peroxiredoxin-like family protein — encoded protein: MPETPDLQSRIDDTMNGMTPANVQEMIDRMVDDLRARRVTPGIEIGEAAPMFSAPNATGEVVTLEDRLAGGPVVLSFYRGAWCPICNIELRALQESLPEIRALGASLIAVNPQSPDDSLSFAEKLELDFDVLSDVDQTIAAAYRVRFTLSDELQSLYDQFGMSLTAMNADGSWDLPVPATFVIDAHGIVRARHVDPDYRKRMEPSAILAALRELAAP
- a CDS encoding sigma-70 family RNA polymerase sigma factor; its protein translation is MDDLRRAAFARYVVPELEVLARVAASIVSRPADAEDLVQDTLLRAYQGIDRFDGAHPRAWLLTIMRNAEINRTRRRRPELLRDPDAELERLAARPTEPGSLTEDLAFRAEFDGVVARALGALPDKFRRVVELVDIDGLSYAEAARLLGVPEGTVMSRVHRARKRIRDRLATTGVAPRRRM
- the nrtS gene encoding nitrate/nitrite transporter NrtS; this translates as MEQQPLTWSTPRECARLCAHGVTARTAGRVALVVGTLLSAVNQGSTIVDGDATWITWVRVAVNYCVPFVVASIGFLSACRVAPIDQIPGERGPTDRR
- a CDS encoding maleylpyruvate isomerase family mycothiol-dependent enzyme, with protein sequence MDPWTAIETERLALADDLGLLTDEDWDAQSLCAQWKIRHVVAHLVGATTMTTGAGMVGLAKSGFNMNRFMARDAITRGDGNAPGVLLEQLRETAASHKTPPMTKPDDVLLEVVVHGEDIRRPLGLHRDFPAGTLVGAADRLKGYGFPFGVKKKIAGLQLQATDAEWSVGDGQVATGSLEALVMAMAGRRVALADLSGPGVGTLAERLPTA
- a CDS encoding HD domain-containing phosphohydrolase; its protein translation is MGDLMWGSPGTTGVVSHTAPHDRSSVRIRAAVIVGVGVGLSIGLLARSASRTAGGAWASAAMQFWAVTGGAAMCVALAGWVIALGLRRGLPEISLLGASVLALSVLSLVHGVTVAGYLYHDANVSATAGALALPIGLVVALPILTASAHFRGIRRAWKTWSAVSIIATVFLAGTMLAFPTVVPALEHAGLVTVPLTAAAILGVVVLAWRHVRLFRIGRRVASLVTAVAIVDLGVSAAVGANSSAPSVTWWLAHALETGGVLVALLGLALAYRPGRSVTDLLAPLVNHDPRLALELGLSPEVHAFVAALDRKDPLTREHVTRVADLAMRTAERGALTPEQLRDVGLGGLLHDIGKLVVPSDLLTKPGRLTDDEYREIQTHSARGAELLAHSEGLGSASDIVRWHHERHDGSGYPDGISGDSIPLAASIVSVADAWDAMTTDRHYRKGMAPADARRVLEEHSGQQWNPLAVALLLREVSVARPGDSCRALDDVGRWTCDLTWVDEICAGVVPPVTRPTPDDLVRDALVSAERGPRRARA
- a CDS encoding zf-HC2 domain-containing protein: MGTSRHRHSRQALDALVDGELGDATAASILEHAERCTVCRDGISLTVALKRSLGRLAACSPPPLATIRLHRFAEGLLRDGR
- a CDS encoding NAD(P)/FAD-dependent oxidoreductase, with product MSDRADVIVLGMGIAGELVASGLAEEGLDVIGIDGGLVGGECPYWGCIPTKMMIRAANLLAEARRIPGIAGDVTVTPNWDFVAARIRDEATDDWDDRVAVERYERKGGRFVRGVGRLVAPNSVEVAGQRFEASRGVVLATGTSPVIPPIPGLETVDYWTNRDAVAAKELPESLVVLGGGAIGAELAQVFARFGVRVAIVEALDRLLPLEEPEVGLLLADVLRREGIAVHAGSRVASARIEGDQIAVRVDAGPEIVADRLLVATGRRPDLVALGVANAGLDEHARWISVDARLRAAEGIWAIGDVTGVGPFTHVAVHQARIALDDILGRNPPAASQAIPRVTFTDPEVGSVGLSETAARETGRRVRIGFADVQSSARGWLHKVGNEGFVKLVEDEDRGVLIGATAMGPAGGEVLSMLTLAVEAAIPTRDLRRMIYAYPTFHRAVEDALAALAR
- a CDS encoding glutaredoxin domain-containing protein, giving the protein MSVPGAAAPSEPEAIQFFTRPGCGISASLARRLDRLGFPLEFHDIWNDVAAAAFVRSVARGNETVPTLVIGTTVLVAPSVRQVITVATEEAPHLLPDPEAPPPPSVTARVWAWLRQGRHDTRPGP
- a CDS encoding DUF427 domain-containing protein — translated: MTNTRGSQKNSGLLRRAVWNGAVLAESDDVVRLEGNDYFPADSLRAEHFQKSRAHSLCLWKGIASYYDIVVDGVILPEAAWYYPHPTPLARKIKGRVAFWAGVEVESIPARDPEHHDASNSTPRSTKSEPAPIGSDATRNVS
- a CDS encoding zf-HC2 domain-containing protein encodes the protein MTPISKLVARAECRHVAKALQAYLDGQTDDVTAARVARHLDACHRCGFEERTYRELKSSLARRAPHVDELAVARLRMFAAELVGGPPTNGHDPS